One window of the Lodderomyces elongisporus chromosome 6, complete sequence genome contains the following:
- the CAT5 gene encoding Catabolite repression protein cat5, with amino-acid sequence MSIQLRTLTPRISLRSISTKFKLHQIQPPSNSASAPSATPSPPNIQYGPLSAAQKAYLDRVIRVDQAGELGADYIYMGQHFVLSRTSPHLKPIIKHMWEQEVHHHSTFNNLQTQRRVRPSILTPLWKVGAVAMGVGTALISKEAAMACTVAVETVIGSHYNQQLRVLMNSYNVDLYHKETGEKLTQDEVLKLDKDERVSEELKKMKEIISQFRDDELEHLDTAIEHDAEKAVPYILLTEGIKLICRGAIWTAERV; translated from the coding sequence ATGAGTATTCAACTTCGCACACTTACGCCACGTATAAGTCTAAGATCCATCTCAACCAAATTTAAACTCCACCAAATTCAACCACCATCAAACTCAGCTTCAGCTCCTTCTGCAACGCCCTCCCCTCCAAACATTCAGTATGGTCCACTTTCCGCCGCACAGAAAGCTTACCTCGACCGTGTCATTCGCGTGGACCAGGCGGGAGAGCTCGGTGCAGACTATATTTATATGGGCCAGCACTTTGTCTTGTCGCGCACATCGCCACATTTAAAACCCATCATCAAACACATGTGGGAACAGGAAGTTCACCATCATAGTACATTCAACAATCTACAAACACAGCGCCGTGTGCGTCCTTCAATACTAACGCCGTTGTGGAAGGTCGGTGCTGTGGCAATGGGTGTAGGAACTGCATTGATCAGTAAAGAGGCGGCAATGGCATGcactgttgctgttgagaCGGTGATTGGTAGCCACTATAACCAGCAATTGCGCGTATTGATGAATTCATACAATGTTGATCTTTACCACAAGGAAACCGGAGAGAAATTGACACAGGATGAGGTATTAAAGTTGGACAAGGATGAAAGAGTTAGCGAAGAAttaaagaagatgaaggaaaTAATTAGCCAATTCCGTGATGATGAATTGGAACATTTGGATACGGCGATTGAACATGATGCCGAGAAAGCCGTGCCTTATATATTATTGACCGAGGGGATCAAGTTGATCTGTAGAGGTGCCATATGGACTGCCGAAAGAGTATAG
- the HST3 gene encoding NAD-dependent deacetylase hst3 → MQSIDLSTKSKSRPKSGSESESEPSTLESQSTILLNETIKHIFKSKKTTVITGAGISCNAGIPDFRSDDGLYNMVKHKYPKSIVRGQDLFDINLFRDDVSLSIFCTFMEGLYSSTLSARPTETHKFLKHLKDRGKLLRCYTQNIDSLEKEVDLKMGIDKNEFESGRFKENWQKLDVVQLHGNLHKLSCTRCFASFEWNEKYQMMLNEGNTPECQNCHKQYMDRLYSGKRLTGQIGVLRPDIVLYGENHPQSEIISQGLNTDLRSKPDCLIIMGTSLKVDGVKKLVKSLSNEVHKKGGKVIFINKTKLSKSWEKFIDYEVLCDCDEFVRILKRTVPDLFLTQEQIDSKKLKNKAEQVFISREKANDVIGAIGVKQEYNGITIKTEESLGPEIKQEIKVKVEPGLESTESPLGKVIKTEILTPPTTPSKPKPVSRKRPRQQQQQQQNQKQKQKPKQNEEQERNQELEQQQKQQRPTLTRKDQRVNSPLSDTDDIENRTKRLKGNEEFPTPVSSFDDSIPLQSYTMSQLNRIKIEKLISS, encoded by the coding sequence ATGCAATCAATAGATCTTAGTACCAAGTCCAAGTCCAGGCCCAAGTCTGGGTCAGAGTCAGAGTCAGAGCCAAGTACACTCGAGTCGCAATCGACAATTTTACTTAATGAAACTATAAaacacattttcaaatccaaaaaaactACAGTGATCACCGGTGCGGGAATATCTTGTAATGCCGGAATCCCTGATTTCCGCTCAGATGATGGATTATACAACATGGTGAAGCACAAGTACCCGAAATCCATAGTTCGTGGTCAGGACCTCTTTGATATAAATTTATTTCGGGATGATGTCTCCTTGAGTATATTCTGTACTTTTATGGAGGGGTTATATCTGAGTACACTTTCAGCTCGTCCCACAGAGACACAcaagtttttgaaacaTTTAAAGGACAGAGGTAAATTATTACGTTGTTATACACAAAATATTGACTCGTTGGAAAAGGAAGTAGACTTAAAGATGGGAATAGATAAAAATGAGTTTGAACTGGGACGgtttaaagaaaattggCAGAAATTGGATGTTGTGCAATTGCATGGTAATTTGCACAAGCTATCTTGTACTCGGTGTTTTGCAAGTTTTGAATGGAATGAAAAGTATCAAATGATGTTGAATGAAGGAAACACGCCTGAATGCCAAAACTGTCACAAACAATATATGGATAGACTTTACCTGGGAAAACGATTAACAGGGCAGATTGGGGTTTTGAGGCCCgatattgtattgtatgGAGAAAATCATCCGCAATCGGAGATAATCAGCCAGGGATTAAATACAGATTTGCGGTCAAAACCAGACTGCTTGATTATCATGGGCACAAGCTTAAAAGTTGATGGTGTTAAGAAGCTAGTAAAGAGCTTGAGCAATGAAGTTCATAAGAAAGGCGGTAAAGTAATCTTCATAAACAAGACCAAATTGAGCAAAAGCTGGGAAAAGTTTATCGATTATGAGGTATTGTGTGATTGTGATGAATTTGTAAGGATATTAAAGAGAACAGTGCCTGATTTGTTCTTGACGCAAGAGCAAATTGATTCaaagaagttgaaaaacaagGCTGAGCAGGTTTTCATTTCgagagaaaaagcaaatgaTGTGATTGGTGCGATAGGGGTAAAACAAGAGTACAATGGAATAACTATTAAAACAGAAGAGTCCCTTGGTCCTGAAATCAAACAGGAGATAAAAGTGAAAGTGGAACCAGGTTTGGAGTCGACGGAATCTCCATTGGGGAAGGTAATCAAAACTGAAATATTGACACCACCTACTACACCATCGAAACCAAAACCCGTTCTGCGAAAAAGGCCtcggcagcagcagcagcagcagcaaaaccaaaaacaaaaacaaaagccgAAGCAAAACGAAGAGCAGGAGCGCAATCAAGAATTAGAACAACAGCAGAAACAACAGCGACCAACACTAACGAGAAAAGATCAACGTGTAAATTCCCCATTACTGGATACAGATGATATagaaaacagaacaaaacGACTCAAGGGAAATGAAGAGTTTCCTACACCTGTATCTTCTTTTGATGATCTGATACCCTTGCAGTCATATACTATGCTGCAATTGAACAGAATTAAAATTGAGAAATTAATACTGAGCTGA
- the NUF2 gene encoding kinetochore-associated Ndc80 complex subunit nuf2 produces the protein MSRVSLPNRVGTPSHRQSFIPSTTFNNNVATSASTSAAASSRQLRRKTFPLLDTREITACLQEYEFDVTLEQINRPTSSFITGLCKTFVEIFMAIDDLDSVAKQIISRNLKQQQQQQQDEEEGGAEQQQRQNYKNQSEINGNGVAYELNGNGISEPEVELTPSSRFIILFKFSKRFFHNINVSDFTISDLSKPDPFRIRRLLSAVVNYIRFRETNSQIFDSMAAEAEQKTQAVKQQQADIQILHDQIKDLDLKIKFENDGKSNVPRTDIQHAHNYNKKLETKLRHLKAEQEKLTRQHDEYKTEKSSMANKLHDLSFLCDEVQGEIENLKAYQNTDIEVLQKITNDLKEEAETRNAECKRFEQQYQNLGKTIDSIQVNKVKMREILKLSEELKRTLQQQESESVQLSKKRDQLLQLQAESEDLANQILICQKQLEKTSKKYTDLTTQQEKKQVALQAKLDEAKEKLKEMFASQSEQRDSHQMKIDEISQISKETDLMNEAFEKEMKASEVKLNQLNSALKYYMNELNEKLTI, from the coding sequence ATGAGCAGAGTAAGTCTACCAAATAGAGTAGGAACGCCTTCGCATCGTCAAAGTTTCATCCCTTCCACTACTTTCAATAACAATGTCGCTACCTCTGCATCTACCTCTGCCGCTGCCTCATCACGTCAATTACGACGGAAAACATTCCCATTACTAGACACACGAGAGATCACAGCTTGCCTACAAGAATATGAATTTGACGTGACATTAGAACAAATAAATCGGCCAACAAGCTCATTCATAACTGGATTGTGCAAGacatttgttgaaatttttatggctattgatgatttggaCTCTGTTGCCAAACAAATTATATCTCGAAATctaaaacaacaacaacaacaacaacaagatgaagaagaaggtggAGCAGAGCAGCAGCAACGACAAAATTATAAGAACCAAAGTGAAATCAACGGTAATGGTGTTGCATATGAGCTCAATGGAAACGGAATTAGCGAGCCCGAAGTTGAACTAACCCCGCTGTCTCGAttcattattcttttcaagtTCTCCAAGAGATTCTTTCACAATATTAACGTGTCCGATTTTACCATCTCGGACCTTTCTAAGCCTGATCCTTTCCGAATAAGAAGATTGTTGAGTGCAGTGGTGAACTATATAAGATTTAGAGAGACAAACTCGCAAATCTTTGATTCGATGGCGGCTGAAGCCGAACAGAAAACACAAGCTgtgaaacaacaacaagctgATATACAAATCCTTCATGACCAAATCAAAGATCTTGATTTGAAAATcaagtttgaaaatgatgGCAAGAGCAACGTTCCACGAACTGATATCCAACATGCccacaactacaacaaaaaaCTAGAAACAAAACTCAGACATCTCAAGGCTGAGCAAGAGAAATTAACGAGACAACATGATGAATACAAGACTGAAAAAAGTAGTATGGCTAATAAGTTACATGATTTATCATTTCTATGTGATGAAGTTCAAGGagagattgaaaatttgaaagcTTACCAAAATACCGATATTGAAGTGCTTCAGAAAATTACCAATGATTTAAAGGAAGAAGCAGAGACAAGAAATGCAGAGTGTAAGAGATTTGAACAACAGTATCAGAACTTGGGCAAGACGATCGACTCTATTCAAGTGAATAAGGTCAAAATGAGAGAAATATTGAAACTTAGTGAGGAATTGAAACGAACTTTGCAACAGCAGGAGTCGGAGCTGGTCCAACTTTCCAAGAAGAGGGACCAATTGCTACAACTTCAAGCCGAGTCCGAGGACCTTGCTAATCAGATCTTGATATGTCAAAAGCAATTGGAAAAGACTTCAAAGAAATACACAGATTTAACAACAcagcaagaaaagaaacaggtTGCGCTACAAGCAAAACTAGATgaggcaaaagaaaaactcaAAGAGATGTTTGCTTCACAATCCGAACAACGTGACTCCCACCAGATGAAGATTGATGAAATTAGCCAGATTTCAAAGGAGACTGATTTAATGAATGAAGCATTtgagaaagaaatgaaagcAAGTGAAGTGAAATTGAATCAATTAAACTCGGCATTGAAATATTACATGAATGAgttaaatgaaaaattaacTATTTGA
- the GPR1 gene encoding G protein-coupled receptor gpr1: protein MIQSIVSGDPASSENCAFKFCKKCYTRESINAFTYLASSIFESATASLLTSDPATQPASSPMIIATTNAAANPSSGSMTKSFMAQGISKMFVESLPNIFKRAERTNQIAKFTDHEAFVQRVVATSASCASIFAVLVALYFLSAIDPKRLVFRHQLISFLLLFDLLKACILLIYPTRVMTHTSSYYNRKFCQVVGFFTATAIEGADIAILSFALHTYLLIFKPSLNMKSPHLNRVEGGLYKIRWLVYSLSIVVPLVFASLAFINGTGYDSLVCWCYLPERPVWYRLVLSWVPRWCIVVAIFLIYGMIYFHVIKEFKILNSLFTTTSREGPLKFKDQMPTFFASFRYFFLSVKSRLFPKLVLSEGSNGLSATQSRRSHNNCLSREATSSRGIDTANYEGNSDESESNEVDDLSELEEDLFAYHPDFPFPPKKSSTTFEDAGIQQASIEHFQKRQRIIQKQMKSIFIYPFAYCFIWLFPFILQTTQFNYEEEHKPVYWLNVLGAFMQPFFGFVDSMVFFYRERPWKYTAMKCFQREHKQRIDNIIESSLSQPRYSNAAHSTNTAATSDRIARNSLNAGVGLVDISKYRAWRRVLCKWKFPLFSLPTEANIKKYQDKYIRKKLQERDQTSEAMSVENTPQNTFPKINKPLKTYDGITMNNSKNSKNNSSSSNNNSNNNNNYHGADQREQIDPLSTTNGHSFDNILSDESNTFPLADRPKRNGVVPSPRDQQYNSPPVSPGHVFADMARNTNDSDTGDELDFEQFLKS from the coding sequence ATGATTCAAAGTATCGTACTGGGTGATCCGGCAAGCCTGGAAAATTGTGCATTCAAGTTTTGTAAAAAATGCTATACACGTGAGAGTATAAATGCATTCACATATCTTGCCAGTAGTATTTTTGAATCAGCCACTGCATCGTTGCTAACCTCAGATCcggcaacacaaccagcaagTAGTCCTATGATAATTGCTACAACAAACGCGGCAGCTAACCCATCATCTGGTTCGATGACCAAGTCATTTATGGCACAAggaatttcaaaaatgtttGTGGAGAGCCTTCCAAACATATTTAAAAGAGCCGAACGAACTAATCAGATTGCAAAGTTCACCGACCATGAAGCATTTGTGCAAAGAGTGGTTGCAACATCAGCCTCGTGCGCGTCCATATTTGCGGTTTTGGTAGCAttgtattttctttcaGCGATAGATCCAAAGCGACTAGTTTTCCGACACCAAttgatttcatttttgcTACTTTTTGATTTGCTAAAAGCATGTATTCTACTCATATACCCTACGAGAGTCATGACCCATACTTCCTCGTACTACAATCGAAAATTTTGTCAAGTTGTGGGCTTTTTCACCGCTACGGCAATTGAAGGTGCTGATATTGCAATATTATCATTTGCATTGCACACTTATCTACTTATTTTTAAACCTTCGCTTAATATGAAACTGCCGCATTTGAACAGGGTTGAAGGTGGTTTATACAAAATACGATGGTTGGTGTATTCGCTTTCCATTGTAGTTCCTTTGGTATTTGCCAGTTTGGCATTCATTAATGGGACTGGGTATGATTCATTGGTTTGCTGGTGCTACTTACCGGAAAGGCCAGTTTGGTATAGGTTGGTATTGAGCTGGGTACCGCGATGGtgcattgttgttgcaatcTTTTTGATCTATGGCATGATTTATTTCCATGTGATTAAAGAGTTTAAGATATTGAATAGCTTGTTCACAACCACAAGTAGAGAAGGTCCATTAAAATTCAAGGACCAGATGCCGACTTTTTTTGCATCTTTTAGatactttttcttgtcaGTAAAAAGTCGACTATTCCCCAAACTCGTACTTTCAGAGGGATCCAATGGTCTCAGTGCCACACAGCTGCGACGAAGCCATAATAATTGCCTCAGTAGAGAAGCTACGAGCTCTCGTGGGATTGACACAGCAAATTATGAAGGCAATTCTGACGAGCTGGAATCAAACGAAGTGGATGACTTGAGTGAACTAGAAGAGGACTTGTTTGCATACCACCCTGACTTTCCATTTCCCCCCAAGAAATCATCAACCACTTTTGAAGATGCTGGTATTCAGCAAGCTAGTATCGAGCATTTTCAAAAGCGACAGCGGATAATTCAAAAGCAAATGAAGTCGATATTCATCTATCCATTTGCATATTGTTTCATTTGGTTATTCCCGTTTATTTTACAAACAACCCAATTTAATTACGAAGAGGAGCACAAGCCTGTATACTGGTTGAATGTTCTTGGTGCTTTTATGCAGCCTTTTTTTGGGTTTGTTGATTCaatggtttttttttacagaGAGCGGCCATGGAAGTATACTGCAATGAAGTGTTTCCAAAGAGAgcacaaacaaagaatcGATAATATTATTGAAAGTAGTTTATCGCAGCCGCGGTATAGCAATGCCGCCCATTCTACAAATACGGCAGCTACAAGTGACAGAATTGCGAGGAACTCGCTCAATGCTGGCGTAGGGTTAGTTGACATTAGCAAGTATAGAGCGTGGAGAAGGGTTCTTTGTAAATGGAAATTCCCATTGTTTTCGCTCCCGACGGAGGCCAACATTAAAAAGTATCAAGATAAATATATTCGGAAAAAGTTGCAAGAACGTGACCAAACCTCTGAAGCAATGCTGGTTGAGAACACACCACAAAACACGTTTCCAAAAATCAATAAACCTTTGAAGACTTATGATGGAATAACAATGAATAATAGCAAGAATAGCAagaacaacagcagcagcagcaacaacaacagcaacaacaacaacaattaccACGGTGCAGATCAAAGAGAACAAATCGATCCGTTATCCACTACCAATGGTCATCTGTTTGATAATATACTTTCAGATGAGAGTAATACATTCCCATTGGCCGATAGACCGAAACGTAATGGTGTGGTGCCTCTGCCTCGTGATCAGCAATACAACTCACCGCCAGTTTCACCTGGCCACGTATTTGCTGATATGGCGCGGAATACCAATGATAGTGACACTGGTGATGAATTAGACTTTGAACAATTTTTAAAATCGTAA
- the SGE1 gene encoding multidrug transporter, giving the protein MATNNTQVNINERAVQNRSSQDDFGRQDLQNGSIAPGTATCNGNQDMDLNHSDANDSQNNYTSRTRNNSAQTSSTISPSSRRASDQEFNESPNQHPDETSHHEKYYEADAGDGTKAHEQYLHGLPLFLTLISCIISLFIVALDQTIVSTILTTVGDQFNSFEKVGWLTSGFMLPMACLVPSYGKISIAFGRKVTLIVGIIIFEIGSLISALSNSMSLLIGGRVIQGIGGGAVQSMVMVILTESVPISRRSLAFACVAVVWSTSSVLGPIIGGALEKVSWRWCFYINLPIGGFSLIVLMLGFHPPRAQGNIREKLKKIDYMGTFLVTSGIVLVLLAMTFGGVDFAWNSAAIICLFVIGGVLCILFLVWNFGFSSNPIIMKEFVKSPAIMAAVISAMFNFAFFIANLTYLAIYFQVIFDASSLQSGIDLLPLLITVTVTSCCNSLFLNVMKNVKLTMILSGVLSPIGTGLFLLLGRNSSLGLRIGIMIVSGISIGLQFQSSLLSAQLVAPKDIPGALIMVTVFVNFMKSLASTISVTIAQLLFQTTGATYIKDLQNTLSQDTPGYEQFKQIPSETLISNPRSVKNLSSEIQDQVLDQFVKALKNVFYFGLALAVVCFFASFCTTNKKIPKNKDIKTKESGDEEDDKEEEEDKGEDKGNREGDGEGNVESKEMKKRVESNRSVDASASPSMSAESKSDVENSEEEVRMETNKDSANA; this is encoded by the coding sequence ATGGCCACTAATAATACTCAAGTGAATATAAACGAGCGTGCTGTGCAAAATAGATCTAGTCAAGATGATTTTGGCAGACAAGATTTACAAAATGGCAGTATTGCTCCAGGTACTGCTACTTGCAATGGAAACCAAGATATGGATCTCAATCACTCAGATGCAAATGATAGCCAAAATAACTATACAAGTCGCACTAGAAACAACTCTGCTCAAACTTCATCTACAATCAGCCCACTGCTGCGACGAGCATCTGATCAAGAATTTAATGAATCACCCAATCAACATCCCGATGAGACGCTGCACCACGAAAAATATTATGAAGCCGATGCCGGTGATGGCACAAAAGCACACGAACAATACCTACATGGCTTACCATTATTCCTCACCTTGATATCCTGCATAATATCCCTTTTTATAGTTGCCCTTGATCAGACTATTGTTTCCACCATATTGACCACTGTGGGTGACCAATTCAActcatttgaaaaagtagGATGGTTGACATCGGGGTTTATGTTGCCCATGGCATGTCTTGTTCCATCATATGGTAAGATCTCCATTGCCTTTGGACGTAAAGTTACCTTGATTGTAGGGATCATTATTTTCGAGATTGGATCACTCATTTCCGCATTGAGCAACTCAATGAGCTTGCTCATTGGTGGACGTGTGATTCAGGgtattggtggtggagCTGTTCAAAgtatggtgatggtgatctTGACTGAAAGTGTTCCAATCTCGAGAAGATCATTGGCTTTTGCATGTGTAGCTGTTGTTTGGTCGACTAGTTCGGTGTTGGGACCCATTATTGGTGGCGCGTTGGAAAAAGTTAGTTGGAGATGGTGTTTCTATATCAACTTACCCATTGGTGGCTTTAGTTTGATTGTGTTGATGCTTGGTTTCCACCCACCAAGAGCCCAAGGAAACATTCGAGAAAAgctaaagaaaatagattACATGGGAACCTTTCTTGTTACATCTGGAATAGTATTGGTGCTATTGGCGATGACATTTGGCGGAGTAGATTTTGCATGGAACTCAGCTGCCATAATTTGTCTTTTCGTTATTGGTGGTGTTTTGTGCATATTATTCCTTGTGTGGAATTTTGGATTCAGTAGCAATCCAATCATTATGAAGGAATTTGTAAAGTCTCCTGCGATTATGGCAGCGGTGATTAGTGCCATGTTCAATTTTGCCTTTTTCATTGCTAATTTAACCTATTTGGCCATTTACTTTCAAGTGATTTTTGATGCAAGTAGTTTGCAATCCGGTATTGACCTCCTACCATTGTTAATAACAGTTACTGTAACATCGTGTTGCAATTCATTATTTCTCAATGTTATGAAGAATGTCAAATTGACAATGATCTTATCAGGAGTGTTGAGTCCCATTGGTACAGGACTATTTTTACTCCTTGGAAGAAACTCAAGTTTAGGATTAAGAATCGGAATAATGATTGTGAGCGGAATATCAATTGGGTTGCAGTTTCAAAGCTCGTTGCTTAGCGCGCAATTGGTGGCCCCAAAGGACATACCTGGAGCATTGATCATGGTCACTGTATTTGTTAATTTCATGAAGAGCTTAGCATCAACTATATCTGTGACTATAGCGCAATTACTTTTCCAAACCACAGGTGCTACATACATCAAGGATTTGCAAAATACATTGAGCCAAGATACACCCGGGTATGAACAGTTTAAGCAAATCCCATCGGAGACGTTGATATCGAACCCGAGATCAGTGAAAAATCTATCTAGCGAGATTCAAGATCAAGTATTGGACCAGTTTGTTAAGGCATTGAAAAatgtattttattttggctTGGCGTTGGCAGTTGTATGTTTCTTTGCGTCTTTTTGCACAACGAATAAGAAGATACCCAAGAACAAAGACATCAAGACAAAAGAGAGTGGtgatgaagaggatgataaagaggaagaagaggacaAAGGGGAAGACAAAGGAAATAGGGAGGGAGATGGAGAAGGGAATGTAGAGAGcaaggaaatgaaaaaaagagtagaGTCGAATCGTAGTGTTGATGCCAGTGCAAGTCCAAGCATGAGTGCCGAATCCAAAAGCGATGTCGAGAACAGTGAAGAAGAGGTACGGATGGAGACAAACAAGGACAGCGCAAATGcttaa
- the SNF1 gene encoding Protein kinase (BUSCO:EOG09261IOS): protein MSESNDIDVDRSPPQEEKQQAQQSSQGHENHNHHHHHHHHHHHQQQQQQQQQQKPPPPPLDPNANPANRIGKYQVLKTLGEGSFGKVKLAQHLTTGQRVALKIINRKTLAKSDMQGRVEREISYLRLLRHPHIIKLYDVIKSKDDIIMVIEFAGKELFDYIVQRGKMPEDEARRFFQQIIAAVEYCHRHKIVHRDLKPENLLLDDQLNVKIADFGLSNIMTDGNFLKTSCGSPNYAAPEVISGKLYAGPEVDVWSSGVILYVMLCGRLPFDDEFIPALFKKISNGVYTLPNYLSPGAKHLLTRMLVVNPLNRITIHEIMEDEWFKQNMPDYLLPPDLSKSRYNKIDIDEDVISALTITMGYDRDEVISVINKSNEHRHPQEQSNEILDAYLLMKENHTMVNDLKKSKSENVDSFLCSSPPPSSGLAGGPTTGFNSSTSSAPGVQQSLTYQTLATVPDLSNLPTSTIAILPSSLPSIHRAYMSESQPDNPAISQAMAQPPAKKSKTRWHFGIRSRSYPLDVMGEIYRALQNLGAEWAKPAEEELWTIKVRWKYDVKNGAGSSAPSVMKMQIQLFQLEPNNYLVDFKFDGWELPEGKEDKKNETGNKSSSSNGQASELSDEVGSFSAYPFLHLATRLIMELAVNSQNS, encoded by the coding sequence ATGTCGGAATCAAACGATATAGATGTGGATCGTCTGCCACCAcaagaagagaaacaaCAGGCACAACAATCTTCACAAGGACACGAGAATCataaccaccaccaccaccatcaccaccatcaccaccaccaacaacagcaacagcaacaacaacaacaaaaaccacCACCTCCGCCACTTGACCCAAATGCTAACCCCGCTAACAGAATTGGAAAATATCAGGTTCTAAAAACCTTAGGTGAAGGTTCGTTTGGTAAAGTGAAATTAGCTCAACATCTCACCACCGGTCAACGAGTCGCTCTTAAGATCATTAATCGTAAGACTTTGGCTAAATCAGACATGCAAGGTCGTGTAGAGCGTGAAATTAGCTACTTGCGTTTATTGAGACATCCACACATCATCAAACTTTACGACGTCATCAAGTCGAAAGATGATATAATCATGGTTATCGAATTTGCTGGGAAAGAGTTGTTTGATTATATTGTGCAAAGAGGTAAGATGCCCGAAGACGAAGCCAGAAGGTTCTTTCAGCAAATCATTGCCGCAGTAGAATATTGTCATCGTCACAAGATTGTGCATCGAGATTTAAAACCTGAGAATCTCTTGCTTGACGACCAGTTGAATGTCAAGATTGCTGATTTTGGATTAAGTAATATCATGACTGATGGTAACTTTCTCAAGACAAGTTGTGGATCGCCAAACTATGCTGCTCCAGAAGTCATATCTGGAAAGTTGTATGCTGGTCCTGAGGTAGATGTGTGGTCTTCAGGTGTGATTTTATATGTCATGCTTTGTGGAAGATTGCcatttgatgatgaatttATCCCAGCATTATTTAAAAAGATTAGTAATGGTGTTTATACATTACCAAACTATCTTAGTCCAGGTGCAAAACATTTGTTGACCAGAATGCTTGTTGTTAATCCGTTGAACAGAATCACGATCCATGAGATTATGGAAGATGAGTGGTTCAAGCAAAATATGCCTGACTACTTGTTGCCTCCCGATTTGAGCAAGAGCAGATACAATAaaattgatattgatgaagatgtgATTAGTGCTTTGACAATTACTATGGGGTACGATAGAGACGAGGTTATTAGTGTCATTAACAAGAGTAATGAACATAGACACCCACAGGAACAGAGCAATGAAATCCTTGATGCttatttgttgatgaaagaAAACCATACTATGGTTAATGACttgaaaaagagcaaaTCAGAAAATGTTGAtagttttctttgttcatcaccaccaccaagtTCAGGGCTCGCTGGTGGACCAACTACAGgtttcaattcttcaacaaGTTCTGCACCAGGTGTCCAACAATCACTTACTTACCAAACCTTGGCTACTGTTCCTGACCTTTCTAATCTACCCACATCAACAATTGCCATTTTACCATCAAGTCTTCCATCTATCCATCGTGCGTACATGAGTGAGTCCCAACCAGATAACCCAGCAATCTCGCAAGCAATGGCTCAACCGCCGGCCAAGAAATCCAAAACAAGATGGCATTTCGGTATTAGATCAAGATCGTACCCATTGGATGTGATGGGTGAGATATACCGCGCCTTGCAAAATCTCGGTGCCGAGTGGGCCAAACcggcagaagaagaactaTGGACCATCAAGGTCCGTTGGAAGTATGATGTCAAGAATGGCGCTGGTTCTTCAGCACCTAGTGTGATGAAGATGCAGATCCAGTTGTTCCAATTGGAGCCAAATAACTATTTGGTGGATTTCAAGTTTGACGGATGGGAGTTGCCTGAAGGTAAAGAGGATAAGAAAAACGAGACAGGAAACAAgagtagcagtagtaatGGACAGGCACTGGAGTTGCTGGATGAAGTGGGTAGTTTTAGTGCATACCCATTTTTACACTTGGCCACTCGTTTAATCATGGAATTAGCAGTCAATAGTCAGAATAGTTAa